The Geotalea uraniireducens Rf4 genome window below encodes:
- a CDS encoding ferredoxin family protein: MNIDEIFDFTSFTIDREPHIVLDTAVCVGCDNRGCTNSCPARCYTWSEEEQIMTFVHDGCLECGTCYVVCHKNAFTRWRYPRGGFGVAYRMT, translated from the coding sequence GTGAACATAGACGAAATATTCGACTTCACCAGTTTCACCATCGACCGGGAACCCCATATCGTTCTCGATACTGCGGTCTGCGTCGGCTGCGACAATCGCGGCTGCACCAACTCCTGTCCCGCCCGTTGCTACACCTGGTCGGAGGAGGAGCAAATAATGACCTTCGTCCATGACGGCTGCCTGGAATGCGGCACCTGCTATGTGGTCTGCCACAAGAACGCCTTCACCCGCTGGCGCTACCCGCGGGGAGGATTCGGCGTCGCGTACCGAATGACGTAA
- the mftF gene encoding mycofactocin biosynthesis glycosyltransferase MftF (Members of this protein family, MftF, are glycosyltransferases, members of PF00535 (glycosyl transferase family 2). The encoding gene is found as part of the mycofactocin cassette, in Mycobacterium tuberculosis, many other Actinobacteria, and occasional members of other lineages. Mycofactocin itself, a putative redox carrier, is a heavily modified derivative of the C-terminal Val-Tyr dipeptide of the mycofactocin precursor MftA (TIGR03969).) translates to MIYRLAQHVELVERDGGSFLVAKAPLCVLRLNRSLAELVRLGMDGSLRAATAGEAEVLEQLAAKGFVERLRSVQEQPAALPTVSVVIPVKDRAEELKRCLASLAQLDYPQEMIQVIVVDDGSRDDSPLVAREFGALVVPSGGTGRGPAAARNVGAANARGEILAFIDSDCTASEKWLAELIPLFNDPKTAAVGGMVDGMCTTSAVDRYEAVMSSLSLGSRERSGSGGDDTFYLPSCNMLVRRTIFLSVDGFDDAMHVGEDVDLTWRLRDEGWTIAYLPLGRVYHEHRSTLRSFMSRRFDYGTSEGLLQLLHPHRRKRMIIPPLLAFVLALCLMAPFTGCWSLLPAAGVLAADAMVVRLRFARRRLPIGLSALLAGRLRALGSLVYYLCYHLVRYYAPVLIAIALIVPLFCAVPVAVLACAAGVDYSVRKPRLSFVGFAVIYLLEQIAYGAGVFWGCLRRKTFASYRVVILRQMELST, encoded by the coding sequence ATGATCTATCGACTGGCGCAGCATGTGGAACTGGTGGAACGGGACGGGGGAAGCTTCCTCGTGGCAAAGGCTCCCCTCTGCGTCCTGCGCCTTAACCGTTCCCTGGCGGAACTGGTCAGACTCGGGATGGATGGATCGCTGAGGGCCGCAACTGCCGGCGAAGCGGAAGTTCTGGAGCAGCTGGCGGCAAAGGGATTCGTGGAGCGGCTTCGAAGCGTTCAGGAGCAACCGGCGGCACTTCCCACTGTCAGTGTCGTCATCCCGGTCAAGGACCGGGCAGAAGAGTTGAAACGCTGCCTTGCTTCCCTCGCCCAGCTCGACTATCCGCAGGAGATGATCCAGGTAATCGTCGTGGATGACGGAAGCCGGGACGACTCCCCGCTGGTTGCGCGGGAATTCGGAGCCCTCGTCGTACCATCAGGCGGCACGGGACGGGGGCCGGCAGCGGCCCGCAACGTCGGGGCTGCGAACGCACGGGGAGAGATACTCGCCTTCATCGATTCGGACTGTACCGCGTCGGAGAAGTGGCTTGCGGAACTGATACCGCTCTTCAACGATCCCAAAACGGCGGCGGTTGGGGGGATGGTGGACGGAATGTGCACTACTTCCGCCGTCGACCGCTACGAGGCGGTCATGTCCAGCCTTTCCCTCGGTTCCCGGGAGCGCTCCGGAAGTGGGGGGGACGATACGTTCTATCTGCCGAGCTGCAACATGCTGGTGCGGCGGACCATTTTCCTCAGCGTCGACGGTTTCGACGATGCCATGCATGTGGGTGAGGACGTTGACCTGACCTGGCGCCTGCGGGACGAGGGATGGACCATCGCTTACCTCCCTCTGGGCCGTGTTTACCACGAGCACCGCAGCACCCTCCGTTCATTCATGTCCCGCCGTTTCGACTACGGCACCTCCGAAGGGCTGCTCCAGCTCCTCCATCCCCACCGACGGAAGCGGATGATTATCCCTCCTCTGCTGGCCTTTGTCCTGGCACTCTGCCTCATGGCTCCGTTTACGGGCTGCTGGTCGTTACTGCCGGCAGCGGGGGTGCTCGCGGCCGACGCGATGGTCGTCCGGTTGCGGTTTGCCCGCCGGCGACTCCCTATCGGCCTTTCTGCTCTTCTTGCGGGTCGCCTGCGGGCCCTCGGCAGTCTGGTCTATTACCTCTGCTACCACCTGGTGCGATACTACGCCCCGGTACTCATCGCCATCGCCTTGATCGTTCCCCTGTTCTGCGCCGTGCCAGTTGCTGTGCTGGCGTGTGCTGCCGGGGTCGATTATTCGGTCAGAAAGCCGCGCCTGTCGTTTGTCGGTTTTGCCGTCATCTACCTTCTGGAACAGATCGCTTACGGGGCCGGCGTCTTCTGGGGATGTCTGCGGCGCAAGACGTTCGCCAGCTACCGCGTAGTGATCCTCAGGCAGATGGAGCTGTCCACGTAG
- a CDS encoding aldehyde ferredoxin oxidoreductase C-terminal domain-containing protein, with product MEKIARIDMGAAGGPMVTFEEVGEYAGLGGRAMTSLIIAKEVHPLCHPLGAENKLVIAPGMLSGTTGSMTGRLSVGCKSPLTGTIKESNAGGQAAQVLARLGYAAVILEGKPAGDDLYKIHINKDGIKVIVDNSLKELDNYPVIEKLRQEYGDKVAYMSIGTAGERKLLAASIACTDPELRPTRHCGRGGVGAVMGAKRVKAIILDDAGMTMRPPKDPEKYRDANRKFVEGLRKHPVTGEGLPAYGTNVLTNVLNEAGGYPTNNFKTGQFAGSSKLSGEAQAELEIKRGGTATHGCHRGCVIQCSGIYNDKDGHYLTKQPEYETVWSHGGHCGIDDLDTVARLDFMDDNIGVDTIEMGVTIGVAMDAGIIEFGDREGAIRLMEEVGKGTPLGRVLGSGAAVTGKVFGVERVPVVKDQALPAYDPRAVQGIGVTYATTTQGADHTAGYAIATNILKVGGDVDPLKTEGQIELSRNLQIATAAIDSTGMCLFIAFAILDQPETFQALLDMLGSFYGITMTGDDVVALGKKVLSAERDFNTRAGFTKHHDRLPRFFYNEPVAPHNLTFMMKDEELDEVFNW from the coding sequence ATGGAAAAGATTGCCAGGATCGACATGGGGGCGGCAGGCGGCCCCATGGTAACGTTTGAAGAAGTCGGCGAGTATGCCGGACTCGGCGGCAGGGCGATGACGTCCCTCATCATCGCCAAGGAAGTGCACCCCCTCTGTCATCCGCTGGGAGCGGAGAACAAGCTGGTCATCGCCCCCGGCATGCTGAGCGGCACCACCGGCTCCATGACCGGCCGGCTGTCGGTCGGCTGCAAGAGCCCGCTGACCGGCACCATCAAGGAATCCAACGCTGGCGGCCAGGCGGCCCAGGTGCTGGCTCGGCTCGGCTATGCCGCCGTCATCCTCGAAGGGAAGCCGGCTGGTGACGACCTCTACAAGATCCATATCAACAAGGACGGCATCAAGGTCATCGTCGACAACAGCCTGAAGGAGCTGGACAACTACCCGGTCATCGAGAAGCTGCGCCAGGAATACGGCGACAAGGTGGCCTACATGTCCATCGGCACTGCCGGAGAGCGGAAACTGCTGGCAGCCTCCATCGCCTGCACCGACCCCGAACTGCGGCCGACCCGCCACTGCGGCCGTGGCGGAGTGGGAGCGGTAATGGGCGCCAAGAGGGTCAAGGCGATCATCCTCGATGACGCAGGCATGACTATGCGTCCTCCCAAGGACCCGGAAAAATACCGTGACGCCAACCGCAAATTCGTCGAAGGGCTGCGCAAGCACCCGGTCACCGGCGAAGGGCTCCCCGCATACGGCACCAACGTCCTCACCAACGTGCTCAACGAGGCGGGCGGCTATCCAACCAATAACTTCAAGACCGGCCAGTTCGCCGGCTCGTCCAAGCTCTCCGGCGAAGCCCAGGCGGAACTGGAAATCAAGCGGGGCGGCACCGCCACCCACGGCTGCCATCGCGGCTGCGTCATCCAGTGCTCGGGGATATACAACGATAAAGACGGTCATTACCTGACCAAACAGCCCGAGTACGAGACGGTCTGGTCCCATGGCGGCCACTGCGGCATCGACGACCTGGACACCGTCGCCCGGCTCGACTTCATGGACGACAACATCGGCGTCGACACAATCGAGATGGGGGTCACCATCGGCGTGGCCATGGATGCGGGGATTATCGAGTTCGGCGACCGCGAAGGCGCTATCCGGCTGATGGAAGAGGTCGGCAAGGGGACGCCGCTCGGGCGGGTGCTTGGCAGCGGCGCCGCGGTGACCGGCAAGGTGTTCGGCGTCGAGCGGGTGCCGGTGGTCAAGGACCAGGCCCTGCCTGCCTACGATCCGCGCGCAGTCCAGGGAATCGGCGTCACCTATGCCACGACCACCCAGGGGGCCGACCACACGGCCGGATACGCCATCGCCACCAACATCCTCAAGGTGGGGGGCGACGTTGATCCGCTCAAGACCGAGGGGCAGATAGAACTGTCGCGGAACCTGCAGATCGCCACCGCCGCCATCGACTCCACCGGCATGTGCCTCTTCATCGCCTTTGCCATCTTGGACCAGCCGGAAACCTTCCAGGCGCTCCTGGACATGCTCGGTTCCTTCTACGGCATCACCATGACCGGCGACGACGTGGTGGCGCTGGGGAAAAAGGTACTCTCCGCCGAGCGGGACTTCAACACCCGGGCCGGCTTCACCAAGCACCACGATCGGTTGCCGCGCTTCTTCTACAACGAGCCGGTTGCACCACACAACCTCACTTTCATGATGAAGGATGAGGAGCTGGACGAAGTATTCAACTGGTAG
- a CDS encoding electron transfer flavoprotein subunit beta/FixA family protein, whose translation MPQKKLNILVLLRESSDPRPPARVITRGAGISDRGLRRVPNPADLAALEEALCLKDRVGATVTVLAVGPARLDDTLRLAFSMGADRGIRFWDHGLEGGDAVADARVLSRIMTILAPTLVFTGNRLADRGNDPVPALAAAVNGMPSIAAAVSLTLKTEWVEVLRKGDRGGRQVVTVPFPSTILFEESRSPRYPSVEAVTEALTANVETWGLADLGLPFWEIGATGAYLTTAEFGVPRPDPVRVVTPDAKLPAFERILSLLSGGIKAREGKQHALSTDDTAEGLWRILGEEGLLVEKA comes from the coding sequence ATGCCACAGAAAAAACTCAACATACTCGTCCTCCTTCGGGAGAGCAGTGATCCTCGCCCCCCGGCCCGCGTCATCACGCGGGGCGCTGGCATCAGCGACCGGGGCTTAAGGCGCGTACCGAACCCGGCCGATCTTGCGGCCCTGGAAGAGGCGCTCTGCCTTAAAGACAGAGTCGGCGCCACGGTGACCGTTCTTGCAGTCGGTCCCGCCCGTCTTGACGACACCTTGCGGCTTGCCTTCTCCATGGGGGCTGACCGGGGGATACGGTTCTGGGATCATGGCCTGGAGGGGGGGGACGCCGTGGCTGATGCCAGGGTCCTCTCCCGGATCATGACCATTCTTGCGCCAACCCTCGTCTTCACCGGTAACCGCCTGGCTGACCGGGGTAACGATCCGGTGCCGGCCCTGGCCGCTGCCGTGAACGGCATGCCAAGCATTGCCGCCGCCGTCTCTCTCACCCTGAAAACCGAATGGGTTGAAGTGCTGCGCAAAGGGGATCGGGGTGGCAGGCAGGTGGTCACCGTACCGTTCCCATCTACGATTCTCTTCGAGGAAAGCCGGTCGCCCCGCTATCCTTCCGTCGAGGCTGTTACCGAGGCGCTGACCGCAAACGTTGAAACGTGGGGACTGGCGGACCTGGGGCTCCCCTTCTGGGAGATCGGCGCCACGGGCGCATATCTCACGACAGCCGAGTTCGGTGTCCCGCGTCCCGACCCGGTGCGGGTGGTGACTCCGGATGCAAAACTTCCCGCTTTCGAGCGTATCCTCTCGCTCCTCTCCGGCGGGATCAAGGCCCGTGAGGGAAAACAGCATGCTCTTTCGACCGATGATACGGCAGAAGGGCTCTGGCGGATACTTGGTGAAGAGGGGCTTTTGGTGGAGAAGGCGTGA
- a CDS encoding FIST signal transduction protein — translation MNIKTAFSVESDIREAVADIRQQLGGFEAKMLVFFASSIFDPERAARLMGNAFPDAVTFGCSTAGEIVSGRMLNHSVVAMAFSRDSLNGVKVEVLENITTGNPVDKAFDAFEQHFQTPPAAMDRKKYLGILLIDGLSGAEERVIDRIGDLTNINFVGGSAGDDLKFSATHVYANGKSYTNAAVLAVLEPAGPFSFIKTQSFSPLPQKLLVTKVNEAKREILEFNHKPAAIAYAEAVGTSVADAPNRFMSNPVGIVFEGDPYVLSPQRIMGNSMHFCCGVKEGMELNLLESTDIIADTKKALEAARSELAGISGIITFNCILRTMELEQKGQSDKYGELFAGIPTIGFSTYGEQFIGHLNQTAVMIAFHWTV, via the coding sequence GTGAACATAAAAACAGCCTTTTCCGTTGAGAGTGACATACGCGAAGCTGTTGCGGACATCCGGCAACAGCTGGGAGGGTTTGAAGCGAAAATGCTCGTGTTCTTCGCTTCCTCCATATTTGATCCCGAGCGCGCCGCCCGTTTGATGGGGAACGCCTTCCCCGATGCCGTGACCTTCGGCTGTTCGACCGCGGGGGAGATCGTTTCCGGCAGGATGCTCAACCATTCCGTTGTTGCCATGGCATTCAGCCGGGATTCCCTCAATGGGGTAAAGGTTGAGGTGCTTGAAAACATCACGACCGGGAACCCGGTGGACAAGGCGTTCGATGCTTTCGAGCAGCATTTTCAAACGCCGCCGGCGGCAATGGACCGCAAGAAGTATCTGGGAATCTTGCTCATCGATGGCCTGAGCGGCGCGGAAGAGCGGGTAATAGACCGGATCGGCGATTTGACCAACATAAACTTTGTTGGCGGCTCAGCGGGAGACGATCTGAAATTTTCCGCCACCCATGTTTACGCCAACGGCAAGAGTTACACCAATGCGGCAGTGCTGGCGGTGCTGGAGCCGGCGGGCCCGTTTTCGTTCATCAAGACGCAAAGTTTCTCCCCCTTGCCGCAAAAACTGCTGGTGACCAAGGTGAACGAGGCGAAACGGGAAATCCTGGAGTTCAACCACAAACCGGCTGCCATTGCCTATGCGGAGGCTGTGGGCACTTCAGTTGCCGATGCCCCGAATCGCTTTATGAGCAATCCGGTCGGGATTGTCTTCGAAGGCGATCCGTACGTGCTCAGCCCGCAGAGAATCATGGGGAACAGCATGCACTTCTGCTGCGGCGTGAAGGAAGGCATGGAACTGAATCTGCTGGAATCGACGGACATCATCGCCGACACGAAAAAGGCGCTCGAAGCGGCAAGATCGGAACTTGCGGGCATCTCCGGCATCATTACCTTCAATTGCATCCTGCGCACCATGGAGCTTGAGCAAAAAGGTCAGAGCGACAAATACGGGGAGCTGTTCGCAGGCATTCCCACCATCGGTTTCAGCACCTACGGCGAGCAGTTCATCGGCCATTTGAACCAGACGGCAGTGATGATAGCGTTTCATTGGACTGTATGA
- a CDS encoding FAD-dependent oxidoreductase — MSKQYQAIVVGAGPAGSSAALTMARAGLDVALVERGTFPGEKNMFGGILHRMTSIEELMPDFWTKAPLERHIAKKGTTFMTAEASFNVQHETTNFDRAPYNGYTVFRPRFDRWLAEEAVKAGATLITRSTVDDLIYKNDRIAGVSILGRTGQIKAPVVIAADGVLSFTAQKAGLRRPKFNADQMAVGVKALIDMPREMIDDRFGLVRDQGFANEFVGCTGGVRGGGFLYTNYDSLSIGLVFHLASLRTSGKTPYDLLNEFMEQPQVAKLVRGGRLQEYSAHVIPEGGYNMIPELAGNGILVAGDAAALCNATGVNLEGINLASHSGILAGKTVIEAHQQQDFSLKTLKRYKERLDLSWVMKDLKGFRNAPKMLHIERIYNEYPELVCSMMEHIYRIDGTPKMSIPKLILREVKERVGLKNAISDALTAWRAL, encoded by the coding sequence ATGAGTAAACAGTATCAGGCAATCGTAGTCGGTGCGGGACCGGCCGGCTCCTCGGCCGCATTGACCATGGCGCGGGCCGGGCTGGACGTGGCCCTTGTTGAGCGCGGCACATTTCCGGGCGAAAAGAACATGTTCGGCGGCATCCTGCACCGCATGACCTCCATCGAAGAGCTCATGCCCGACTTCTGGACCAAGGCGCCCCTGGAGCGGCACATCGCCAAGAAGGGGACAACCTTCATGACGGCGGAGGCCAGCTTCAACGTACAGCATGAAACCACCAACTTCGACCGCGCCCCCTACAACGGTTATACCGTCTTCCGCCCCCGCTTTGATCGCTGGTTGGCCGAAGAGGCCGTCAAAGCCGGCGCCACCCTGATCACCCGTTCCACGGTGGACGACCTGATCTACAAGAACGACCGGATCGCCGGGGTCTCCATCCTGGGACGCACGGGACAGATCAAGGCCCCGGTGGTGATCGCCGCCGACGGTGTACTGTCGTTCACGGCCCAGAAGGCCGGATTGCGCCGTCCCAAGTTCAATGCCGATCAGATGGCTGTGGGTGTCAAGGCGCTGATCGACATGCCGCGAGAGATGATCGACGATCGCTTTGGGCTGGTTCGGGACCAGGGCTTTGCCAATGAGTTCGTCGGCTGCACCGGCGGTGTTCGCGGTGGCGGTTTCCTCTACACCAACTACGATTCGCTTTCGATCGGCCTGGTGTTTCACCTGGCCAGTCTGCGCACCAGTGGCAAGACCCCCTACGACCTGCTCAACGAGTTCATGGAGCAACCGCAGGTGGCCAAGCTGGTGCGGGGGGGACGGTTGCAGGAATATTCGGCACACGTCATCCCCGAAGGTGGCTACAACATGATTCCGGAACTGGCCGGCAACGGCATTCTGGTCGCCGGCGACGCCGCTGCGCTCTGTAATGCCACCGGCGTCAACCTGGAGGGGATCAACCTGGCCTCCCACTCCGGCATCCTGGCGGGAAAGACCGTCATCGAGGCGCATCAGCAGCAGGACTTTTCCCTGAAAACGCTCAAACGCTACAAGGAACGGCTCGACCTGAGCTGGGTAATGAAGGACCTGAAGGGGTTCAGAAACGCTCCCAAGATGCTCCACATCGAGCGGATCTACAATGAGTACCCGGAACTGGTCTGCAGCATGATGGAACACATCTACCGCATCGACGGCACCCCAAAGATGAGCATCCCCAAACTCATCCTGCGGGAGGTGAAGGAGAGGGTCGGCCTGAAGAACGCCATCTCCGACGCCCTGACCGCCTGGAGGGCATTGTGA